A DNA window from Methylocystis heyeri contains the following coding sequences:
- a CDS encoding potassium transporter Kup: MTEKPSTDIARSVGEIAASETQARHHGRGAFPALLIGSIGVVYGDIGTSPLYALRESLSHASKADLLTEEAVIGAASLLLYALIFTVTAKYVLFLMRADNRGEGGILSLMALAQSALGRRANAVFLLGVAGAALFSGDAIITPAISVLSAVEGLDLVTHSLNDYVIPITLAILVTLFWVQSHGTAKVAAFFGPIMIAFFLTIGVLGGMHISDAPQILHAFDPLTGLSFLVQHGWVGFAVLGSVFLGVTGAEALYADMGHFGRLPIQVAWTFFVLPALVLNYLGQGALILSKPEAIDNPFFLLAPDWALLPLVVLSTVATVIASQAVVTGAFSLVRQAIQLGLLPRLEITHTSEMQEGQIYIGRVNRLLLIGVMILVIVFKNSSALASAYGIAVTGTMVTTTALAFVVVWKKWRWPLWASLLLISTFLSIDLAFLAANLMKVVDGGWVPLLLASCSVVVMWTWVRGTHLLAEKTHRDSIPIMDLIAMLQKSKPTRVPGAAIFLTSDPNVAPTALMHNLKHNKVLHERVLVICVITEDVPRVPPEKRFEIEKLSEDFSRATIHFGFMESPRVPAALAAMRKAGLKYDIMTTSFFLGRRSIVESAGSEMPAWQDKLYVALTKQAANATDFFSIPTDRVVELGARVTI, from the coding sequence ATGACCGAGAAGCCGAGCACGGATATAGCGCGTTCCGTCGGTGAAATCGCCGCATCGGAAACGCAGGCCCGCCATCATGGCCGCGGTGCGTTTCCCGCCTTGCTGATCGGCTCGATCGGCGTCGTCTACGGCGATATCGGCACCAGCCCGCTCTATGCGCTGCGCGAGTCGCTGTCCCATGCCAGCAAGGCCGACCTGCTGACCGAGGAAGCGGTCATAGGCGCCGCCTCGCTTCTGCTCTACGCGCTGATTTTCACCGTCACGGCCAAATACGTCCTTTTCCTCATGCGCGCGGACAACCGCGGCGAGGGCGGCATCCTGTCGCTGATGGCGCTGGCCCAGTCCGCGCTCGGCCGGCGCGCCAACGCCGTCTTTCTGCTCGGGGTCGCCGGCGCCGCGCTTTTTTCGGGCGACGCCATCATCACGCCCGCCATTTCCGTGCTGTCGGCGGTCGAGGGCCTCGACCTCGTGACGCATAGTCTCAACGACTATGTCATCCCCATCACCTTGGCGATCCTGGTGACCCTGTTCTGGGTGCAAAGCCACGGCACGGCGAAAGTCGCGGCCTTCTTCGGCCCGATCATGATCGCTTTTTTCCTGACCATCGGCGTGCTCGGCGGCATGCACATTTCGGATGCGCCCCAGATCCTTCACGCCTTCGATCCTCTGACGGGCCTCTCCTTTCTGGTCCAGCACGGCTGGGTCGGCTTCGCCGTGCTCGGCTCCGTCTTCCTCGGCGTCACCGGCGCGGAGGCGCTTTACGCCGACATGGGGCATTTCGGCCGCCTTCCCATTCAGGTCGCCTGGACCTTTTTCGTCCTGCCCGCGCTCGTGCTCAATTATCTGGGGCAGGGGGCCCTGATCCTGTCGAAGCCCGAGGCCATCGACAATCCCTTCTTTCTGCTGGCGCCCGACTGGGCGCTGCTGCCCCTGGTCGTGCTTTCGACCGTGGCTACGGTCATCGCCAGCCAGGCGGTCGTGACGGGAGCCTTTTCGCTGGTGCGCCAGGCCATCCAGCTCGGGCTGCTGCCGAGGCTCGAGATCACCCACACCTCCGAAATGCAGGAGGGCCAGATCTACATCGGCCGCGTCAACCGGCTGCTGCTGATCGGCGTCATGATCCTCGTGATCGTCTTCAAGAATTCTTCCGCTCTGGCCTCGGCCTATGGCATTGCGGTCACGGGCACCATGGTGACGACGACGGCGCTGGCCTTCGTGGTGGTCTGGAAGAAATGGCGCTGGCCGCTGTGGGCGTCTCTCCTGCTGATTTCCACCTTTCTCTCGATCGATCTCGCCTTTCTCGCGGCGAATCTGATGAAGGTCGTAGACGGCGGCTGGGTCCCCTTGCTGCTGGCGTCGTGCTCGGTCGTCGTCATGTGGACCTGGGTGCGCGGCACCCATCTGCTCGCGGAGAAAACCCATCGCGATTCGATTCCGATCATGGATCTGATCGCCATGCTCCAGAAATCGAAGCCGACCCGCGTTCCGGGCGCCGCGATCTTCCTCACCAGCGACCCCAATGTCGCGCCCACTGCGCTCATGCACAACCTCAAGCACAACAAGGTCCTGCATGAGCGCGTGCTTGTGATCTGCGTCATCACCGAAGACGTGCCCCGCGTCCCGCCCGAGAAAAGATTCGAAATCGAGAAGCTTTCGGAGGATTTCAGCCGGGCGACGATTCACTTCGGCTTCATGGAGAGCCCGCGCGTCCCCGCGGCCCTCGCCGCCATGCGCAAGGCCGGGTTGAAATACGACATCATGACGACCTCCTTCTTCCTCGGCAGACGCTCCATCGTCGAAAGCGCGGGCTCCGAAATGCCGGCATGGCAGGACAAGCTCTATGTCGCGCTGACCAAGCAGGCGGCCAATGCGACGGACTTCTTCTCCATTCCGACCGACAGGGTGGTGGAGCTCGGCGCCCGCGTCACGATCTAA
- a CDS encoding dienelactone hydrolase family protein — MTERSTSDYARAAGAISSQRIATPEKGLEVKEVRIPTGRGDMPAYFAKPATGTGFPVILIAQEIFGLHEHIRDIARRFAALGYLAVAPDYFFRVGDPSAAPDIAAIRRIILAAPDSGVMTDFDSALDFAAASAGDVSRSAITGFCWGGRMAWLYARHNPRLRAAIPWYGRLGGDKTANQPLWPLDIAQEIEIPVLGLYGGADPSIPLDQIDEMRAKLGEAAVPAEIVVYADAPHAFFADYRESYRPEAAQDAWRRTLEFLRERVLQE, encoded by the coding sequence ATGACAGAGCGATCCACTTCCGATTACGCCAGGGCGGCGGGCGCGATCTCCTCGCAACGGATCGCGACCCCCGAAAAAGGACTTGAGGTAAAAGAGGTCCGCATTCCCACCGGGAGGGGCGACATGCCGGCCTATTTCGCAAAGCCGGCGACAGGGACGGGGTTTCCGGTCATATTGATCGCACAAGAGATATTCGGCTTGCACGAACATATCCGCGACATCGCGCGCCGCTTCGCCGCGCTCGGCTATCTCGCTGTGGCGCCGGATTATTTCTTCCGAGTCGGCGATCCCTCCGCTGCGCCCGACATAGCCGCGATCAGGCGGATCATTCTGGCGGCGCCGGACTCCGGAGTCATGACCGATTTCGATTCGGCGCTGGACTTCGCCGCCGCCTCGGCCGGAGACGTCTCACGCTCGGCGATCACCGGCTTTTGCTGGGGCGGCAGAATGGCGTGGCTCTACGCGCGACACAATCCGCGCCTGCGCGCGGCGATTCCCTGGTACGGCCGGCTCGGCGGCGACAAGACGGCGAACCAGCCGCTCTGGCCGCTCGACATCGCGCAGGAAATCGAGATCCCGGTTCTGGGGCTCTACGGCGGCGCCGATCCGTCGATCCCCCTGGATCAAATCGACGAAATGAGAGCGAAGCTGGGCGAGGCCGCGGTCCCGGCCGAAATCGTCGTCTATGCGGACGCCCCGCACGCTTTCTTCGCCGACTATCGCGAGAGCTATAGGCCCGAGGCGGCGCAAGACGCATGGCGGCGCACGCTGGAGTTTCTGCGCGAACGCGTTCTGCAAGAGTAA
- a CDS encoding DUF1674 domain-containing protein: protein MGETDTPLCKAPGEDAPAEPGRSRALPPAAQRALEEAAQRRKAASPKAAPEEIGGRGGEDPARYGDWEVKGIASDF from the coding sequence ATGGGTGAGACGGACACGCCTCTGTGCAAAGCTCCCGGCGAGGACGCCCCCGCAGAGCCCGGGCGGTCGCGGGCGCTGCCCCCGGCGGCGCAGCGCGCCCTGGAAGAGGCGGCGCAGCGCAGGAAAGCCGCTTCGCCCAAAGCCGCCCCGGAGGAAATCGGCGGCCGGGGCGGGGAAGACCCGGCGCGCTACGGCGACTGGGAAGTCAAGGGGATCGCCAGCGACTTCTGA